One Planctomycetia bacterium genomic window carries:
- a CDS encoding RND transporter → MKRLLVLGLCVLSFAFFVGCSNNATADKKPTSGGKSSDGKSTEVAKAEHKHGGWWCDEHGIPEEECSMCSAKVAAEAKKKGDWCDKHDRAKSQCFICDPKLKETFAAKYRAKYGKEPPPIEEEGKKEESKETKKG, encoded by the coding sequence ATGAAACGACTGTTAGTGCTAGGACTGTGCGTCCTATCATTTGCTTTCTTTGTTGGTTGCAGCAATAACGCCACTGCTGACAAGAAGCCAACATCAGGGGGCAAATCTTCAGATGGAAAATCCACTGAAGTAGCCAAAGCCGAGCATAAGCACGGCGGTTGGTGGTGTGATGAGCATGGAATACCTGAAGAAGAGTGTTCCATGTGCAGTGCCAAGGTTGCCGCCGAGGCAAAAAAGAAAGGTGATTGGTGCGACAAGCACGATCGAGCAAAGTCGCAGTGCTTTATCTGCGATCCAAAGCTCAAGGAGACATTCGCAGCGAAGTACCGGGCCAAGTACGGCAAAGAACCGCCTCCGATCGAAGAGGAAGGGAAGAAAGAGGAAAGCAAAGAAACCAAGAAGGGCTAG
- a CDS encoding methyltransferase domain-containing protein, with amino-acid sequence MNANKALWEKGDFTRIAAFMRKSGETLVESLGISTGMHVLDLGCGDGTTAIPLARHGAKVVGIDIARNLVDAGNSRVAEEGIEGIVFREGDACDLQGVCDHSFDLTLSVFGAMFAPKPFDVAKEMVRVTRPGGRIVMGNWIPNDPTFVSQVLKISSTFTPPPPEGFISPMRWGVEEDIFLRFGQTGIPSERISLQKHTFYFISANKNPTEFIGQFRHYYGPTMNAFEAAQKQGKEEELSQQLLELARVQNTDTGRGTCIPATFMCVTVQL; translated from the coding sequence ATGAACGCGAACAAGGCGCTATGGGAAAAAGGCGACTTTACCAGAATTGCAGCCTTCATGCGGAAGTCTGGAGAAACTCTTGTCGAATCACTTGGCATCTCAACCGGCATGCATGTTCTTGACCTGGGATGTGGAGATGGCACCACGGCAATACCCTTAGCACGTCATGGTGCTAAGGTCGTCGGAATCGACATCGCCAGGAATCTGGTTGATGCCGGAAACAGCAGAGTTGCGGAAGAAGGGATCGAAGGAATCGTCTTTCGAGAGGGGGATGCATGCGATTTGCAAGGTGTTTGCGATCACTCTTTTGATCTGACACTCAGTGTTTTTGGTGCCATGTTCGCGCCTAAGCCGTTTGATGTAGCCAAGGAGATGGTACGTGTCACAAGACCAGGTGGTCGAATTGTGATGGGTAACTGGATACCAAACGATCCGACATTTGTCTCTCAGGTTCTAAAAATCAGTTCCACATTTACTCCTCCACCCCCAGAAGGATTTATCAGCCCGATGAGATGGGGAGTGGAGGAGGACATCTTTTTGAGATTTGGCCAAACAGGGATACCCAGTGAGAGAATCTCATTGCAGAAACATACATTCTACTTCATCTCTGCAAACAAGAACCCCACTGAGTTCATTGGCCAATTCAGGCATTATTATGGCCCAACGATGAATGCCTTTGAAGCAGCACAGAAGCAAGGAAAAGAGGAAGAACTTTCTCAACAGCTCCTTGAGTTGGCACGGGTTCAGAACACTGACACAGGCCGAGGCACTTGTATCCCAGCTACCTTTATGTGCGTGACAGTTCAACTATAA
- a CDS encoding nuclear transport factor 2 family protein gives MSVSTKDRQVIENVFRFMQTGPTAEKELLNLFAEDGVLVEPFTGQMQTHEGKAAIKASLVPMWVNQAPDMKILLDRVDLQGQTIRAEWTCTASVMPGPMRGYDLFQIKNGIINRMEIFVTEMPEFPSH, from the coding sequence ATGTCCGTTTCTACGAAAGATCGACAGGTCATTGAGAATGTCTTCCGATTTATGCAAACCGGCCCCACCGCAGAGAAGGAACTGCTCAACTTGTTTGCTGAAGATGGAGTGTTAGTTGAACCATTCACCGGACAAATGCAAACACATGAAGGCAAGGCTGCAATCAAGGCCAGTCTTGTGCCTATGTGGGTTAACCAGGCGCCAGATATGAAGATATTGCTTGACCGAGTGGATCTTCAAGGCCAAACAATCCGCGCTGAATGGACATGTACAGCCTCAGTCATGCCTGGCCCCATGCGTGGCTACGATCTATTTCAAATCAAGAATGGAATTATCAATCGCATGGAGATCTTCGTCACGGAGATGCCCGAGTTTCCCAGTCATTGA
- a CDS encoding heavy-metal-associated domain-containing protein, whose protein sequence is MIRFTSLTLALCALICFASNAIQASDAKQTTISVSDMHCGGCAKKLATAMSKVAGVSKAETDLEAKTIKITPKAQSTVSPKSLWEAVENAGKTPTKLEGPDGSFATKPAK, encoded by the coding sequence ATGATTCGGTTCACTAGTTTGACCCTGGCACTATGTGCCCTGATCTGTTTTGCGTCCAATGCTATTCAGGCATCGGATGCCAAGCAGACAACTATTTCTGTTTCCGACATGCACTGTGGCGGCTGTGCTAAAAAGCTCGCCACGGCGATGTCGAAGGTTGCAGGTGTCTCAAAGGCTGAAACCGATCTTGAAGCCAAGACCATCAAGATCACTCCTAAAGCTCAATCCACAGTCTCGCCCAAGAGTTTATGGGAAGCCGTTGAGAACGCAGGAAAAACACCCACCAAGTTGGAAGGGCCTGACGGGTCTTTCGCAACTAAGCCTGCCAAGTAA
- a CDS encoding efflux RND transporter permease subunit, producing the protein MLNWIIDFSLKNRFIVLLAALAMAGFGVYSMTMLDIDAFPDTTPVQVQINTIAPSLAPEEIEQQITFPIEQVLSGLPHLEGLRSISKFGLSQVVVTFADGTDIYFARTVINERLTTVELPVGVARSKMGPVSTGLGEIYHYIVTGKTTDPSELRTIHDWIIKPKMKTVKGAAEINSWGGFEKQYQVRIDPDKLVKFKLTFDEVVGAVEKNNKNVGGGSLSQTSGMLLIHGLGRTISIDEINNIVVTAKDGVSVRVGDVSQVVIGHEIRRGAVTANGKGEVVMGLGFLLMGENSHKVTREMKETLQEIRLNLPPNIQVTPVYDRTELIEVVIDTVRNNLFEGGLFVVAILFLFLGNLRAAFIVALAIPLSMLFAFSGMLRFGISASLLSLGAIDFGMVVDSSVVMIENCVRHIAHGDLKKRTKLEVIRDAAVEVRKPTMFGELIIMIVYLPILTLEGIEGKFFRPMALTVIFALIGSMILSLTLMPVLASFFLPKKVEEREPLVMRIALALYKPVLAFSMKHKFIVLVVAATLLVFAFGIIAPNLGAEFVPRLSEGSIAIGVVRLAGTNLEDSIAANTQLEKTILSTFPDEVRHVWSRVGSAEVATDPMGVELTDLFITLWPREKWKKAKTQEEFRALLEKSLRDIPGQKLSYSQPIELRINEMISGVRSDVGVKLFGDDFNLLVKKAQEIAKTLNTIEGSSDVSTEQVTGQPVLQVKVKREELARYGIPAQAVLDLIESLGSKSLGEVVEGQYRFPLVVRLPEKHRSSPEKIGSMLITASSGESIPLSKLAKIEVVEGPSTITREWGQRRITVTVNVRGRDLGSYVEEAQRKIREQVTMPSSRYHVEFGGQYEHLISAKKRLLIVVPLALALIFMLLYFTYHSVVDALRVFTGVPFAWVGGIIALWLRDMPFSVSAAVGFVALSGVAVLDDMILVSYIRHLREKGLGLEEAVQQAALVRLRPVLMTSLVASLGFLPMAFSTGVGAEVQRPLATVVVGGVISAMVMSLFVLRVLYMVFSFGRRDPNEVTASAL; encoded by the coding sequence GTGCTCAACTGGATTATTGACTTCTCACTGAAGAATAGGTTCATCGTCTTGTTGGCTGCATTGGCCATGGCGGGCTTTGGCGTCTATTCGATGACGATGCTCGATATCGATGCTTTTCCCGACACGACTCCAGTTCAGGTTCAAATCAACACCATCGCCCCTTCGCTTGCGCCGGAGGAAATCGAACAGCAGATTACTTTCCCCATCGAACAAGTGCTTAGCGGGTTGCCTCATCTGGAAGGATTGCGCTCCATCTCGAAATTTGGCCTTTCGCAAGTCGTCGTTACGTTTGCCGATGGCACTGACATCTACTTTGCCCGTACCGTCATCAATGAGAGACTGACAACGGTTGAGTTACCCGTTGGAGTTGCACGATCCAAAATGGGGCCGGTATCGACCGGACTAGGTGAAATCTACCATTACATCGTGACCGGAAAAACAACTGACCCATCCGAACTCCGCACCATCCACGACTGGATCATCAAGCCCAAGATGAAGACCGTCAAGGGTGCAGCAGAAATCAACTCCTGGGGTGGCTTTGAAAAGCAATATCAAGTACGGATCGATCCCGATAAGCTCGTCAAGTTCAAGCTCACATTTGATGAAGTGGTCGGCGCGGTTGAGAAAAACAACAAGAATGTCGGCGGAGGAAGCCTTAGCCAGACCAGCGGCATGCTGCTGATTCACGGATTGGGTCGCACGATATCCATTGATGAGATCAACAATATTGTGGTGACGGCCAAAGACGGCGTGTCGGTTCGTGTGGGTGACGTATCCCAGGTGGTTATTGGACATGAGATTCGTCGCGGTGCTGTAACAGCCAATGGGAAAGGTGAAGTGGTCATGGGCCTTGGGTTTCTTCTCATGGGAGAGAACAGCCACAAGGTTACAAGGGAAATGAAAGAAACGCTTCAGGAAATCAGGTTGAATCTCCCCCCGAATATCCAAGTCACGCCAGTTTATGATCGAACGGAGCTCATTGAAGTCGTCATAGACACGGTACGCAACAACCTCTTTGAAGGCGGTTTGTTCGTCGTAGCAATTCTCTTTTTGTTTCTCGGCAACCTTCGTGCAGCTTTCATCGTGGCACTAGCCATTCCACTCTCGATGCTCTTTGCATTTTCAGGCATGTTGCGCTTCGGGATCTCTGCTAGCCTTTTGAGCTTGGGAGCCATCGATTTCGGCATGGTGGTGGATAGTTCTGTCGTGATGATTGAGAACTGCGTGAGGCATATTGCTCATGGCGATCTAAAGAAACGCACAAAGCTGGAAGTTATCAGAGACGCTGCAGTCGAAGTGCGAAAACCGACAATGTTCGGCGAACTCATCATTATGATCGTCTATCTGCCGATCCTGACGCTTGAAGGGATTGAAGGAAAGTTCTTTCGGCCTATGGCACTGACAGTCATCTTTGCACTCATAGGCTCGATGATTCTTTCACTGACACTAATGCCTGTTCTTGCAAGCTTTTTCCTGCCCAAGAAAGTAGAAGAACGTGAACCGCTAGTGATGAGAATAGCACTCGCCCTGTACAAACCCGTCCTTGCCTTTTCGATGAAGCACAAATTCATCGTGCTCGTAGTGGCAGCAACCCTCCTGGTTTTTGCGTTTGGCATTATTGCACCGAATCTGGGTGCTGAGTTCGTTCCCAGGCTATCAGAAGGCTCGATTGCCATTGGCGTTGTAAGACTTGCCGGCACCAATCTAGAAGACTCTATCGCTGCCAACACCCAGTTGGAAAAGACTATTCTCTCTACTTTCCCCGACGAAGTTCGGCATGTTTGGAGTCGTGTCGGCTCGGCAGAAGTGGCGACAGACCCAATGGGCGTCGAACTGACCGATCTCTTCATCACACTTTGGCCACGAGAGAAATGGAAGAAGGCAAAGACCCAGGAGGAATTCCGGGCATTGTTGGAAAAAAGCCTCCGCGATATCCCCGGACAAAAGCTGTCTTACTCGCAGCCCATCGAACTCCGCATCAATGAGATGATATCGGGCGTTCGATCCGATGTAGGCGTCAAACTGTTTGGTGATGACTTCAACCTATTAGTGAAGAAGGCCCAGGAGATAGCCAAAACGCTTAACACAATTGAAGGAAGTTCAGATGTCAGCACTGAGCAAGTAACCGGGCAGCCTGTTTTGCAAGTGAAGGTCAAAAGAGAAGAACTGGCTCGTTACGGTATACCCGCGCAAGCCGTACTCGATCTGATTGAATCTCTGGGAAGCAAGTCTCTGGGCGAGGTAGTAGAGGGACAGTATCGCTTTCCTCTGGTCGTCAGGCTTCCAGAGAAGCACCGCTCATCGCCCGAGAAGATTGGTTCAATGCTCATTACGGCTTCCAGTGGCGAGAGCATTCCACTATCGAAGCTCGCAAAGATTGAAGTCGTTGAGGGGCCATCGACCATAACGAGGGAGTGGGGACAAAGAAGAATCACGGTCACGGTCAATGTGCGTGGAAGGGATTTAGGAAGTTATGTCGAAGAAGCTCAGCGAAAGATTCGTGAGCAAGTCACAATGCCATCCAGCCGGTACCATGTCGAGTTCGGTGGCCAGTACGAGCATCTCATCAGTGCGAAGAAACGCCTTCTGATTGTCGTACCGCTTGCGTTGGCTCTGATCTTCATGCTGCTCTATTTCACTTATCACTCGGTGGTCGATGCGCTGCGAGTCTTCACCGGTGTACCGTTTGCCTGGGTTGGGGGAATCATCGCTTTGTGGTTACGAGACATGCCATTCTCCGTCTCAGCAGCTGTTGGGTTTGTGGCACTCTCTGGCGTTGCAGTCCTAGATGATATGATTCTCGTCTCATACATCCGACATTTGCGTGAAAAGGGGCTTGGACTTGAAGAAGCGGTTCAGCAAGCTGCACTGGTGCGTTTGAGGCCGGTGCTCATGACATCTTTGGTTGCAAGCCTGGGGTTTCTTCCGATGGCGTTCAGCACGGGAGTAGGTGCCGAGGTGCAGCGTCCTCTTGCTACGGTCGTAGTAGGAGGCGTGATAAGTGCCATGGTCATGTCACTCTTTGTTTTGCGAGTTCTTTACATGGTCTTTTCTTTTGGACGTCGTGATCCGAATGAAGTAACGGCGAGTGCGTTATGA
- a CDS encoding peroxidase, whose translation MAWVQTVPETEASGKLAEVYGKVRKRSGKVPNIAQLQSLRPDTMNHGFDLYCQIMDASTGITKRERVFIATVVSQVNGCFY comes from the coding sequence ATGGCATGGGTGCAAACGGTACCTGAGACAGAAGCCTCCGGAAAACTAGCTGAGGTTTACGGCAAGGTACGAAAACGCTCTGGCAAAGTTCCCAACATTGCTCAGCTACAGTCACTACGTCCCGACACGATGAACCATGGCTTTGACCTCTACTGCCAGATTATGGATGCATCCACTGGGATCACCAAGCGAGAGCGGGTTTTCATTGCAACTGTGGTGTCACAAGTTAATGGCTGTTTCTACTGA
- a CDS encoding response regulator transcription factor, translating to MPGFIPALDNESLTALRRLVQSMHQENGKAMPLTDLIELSKQVKTDNGITIDFRASESLGSPMVVVQVPQQCGDTPFFRELSKREQDVASLIARGLSNKQIAKKLHIALPTVKDHVHRILVKAELPNRTAIAVAMRS from the coding sequence ATGCCTGGTTTTATTCCAGCCTTGGATAACGAATCGTTGACAGCGCTACGTCGTCTGGTTCAGTCCATGCACCAAGAGAACGGCAAAGCCATGCCGTTGACCGACTTGATTGAATTGAGCAAGCAAGTCAAGACCGACAATGGCATCACCATTGATTTCCGTGCTTCTGAATCGCTAGGCAGCCCTATGGTTGTCGTTCAAGTTCCTCAACAGTGTGGCGACACTCCCTTCTTCAGGGAGCTATCGAAACGAGAGCAAGACGTGGCAAGCCTGATTGCCAGAGGCCTGAGCAATAAGCAGATTGCCAAAAAGTTGCACATCGCGCTTCCCACAGTGAAGGATCATGTACATCGGATTCTGGTGAAAGCGGAGTTGCCCAATCGTACTGCAATCGCGGTAGCTATGCGTTCTTAA
- a CDS encoding acetolactate decarboxylase — protein sequence MTHATLLVIASLILCPYFAEDKNKTVVAVHHIGEMRKVMREGNLAASIDLSSLATKKHLYALGPLEGLRGEVTIWDSIPSISRIESNKVVTSDSYQNKACFLVYAFVAKWKEVPIPADVTNGEKLEKWLEKTASEQGINVNRPFPFLIKDAPRKLAFHIVNKTDDRPHTPASHEAVKVSFKLENTSIKLLGFYSDSHQGVFTHHDSNVHMHMITSDGKQSGHVESIQFSSKAVLLLPTE from the coding sequence ATGACGCACGCTACATTACTTGTGATTGCTTCTCTTATCTTATGTCCCTATTTTGCTGAAGATAAGAACAAAACTGTAGTGGCAGTTCATCACATTGGCGAAATGCGGAAGGTCATGCGAGAAGGTAATCTCGCAGCTTCGATTGATCTGTCATCACTCGCCACGAAAAAGCATCTCTATGCCCTGGGACCACTGGAAGGTTTGCGTGGCGAAGTAACGATCTGGGATAGTATCCCATCCATTTCGCGAATCGAATCAAACAAGGTTGTTACATCAGACAGCTATCAGAATAAAGCCTGTTTTCTCGTTTATGCTTTTGTGGCGAAATGGAAGGAAGTGCCCATTCCAGCCGATGTCACCAATGGAGAAAAGCTTGAGAAGTGGCTGGAAAAAACGGCTTCAGAACAAGGCATTAACGTCAATCGACCGTTTCCATTCCTGATCAAGGATGCACCCCGAAAGTTAGCCTTTCACATCGTCAATAAGACGGACGATAGACCACATACTCCTGCCAGCCATGAGGCTGTCAAAGTGTCGTTCAAACTTGAAAACACCAGTATCAAGCTCCTTGGCTTCTATTCAGATAGTCATCAAGGCGTATTCACTCACCACGACAGCAATGTTCACATGCACATGATCACCAGTGACGGCAAGCAGTCGGGCCATGTAGAATCGATCCAGTTCAGCAGCAAGGCTGTGTTGCTGTTACCCACCGAGTAA
- a CDS encoding peroxidase: protein MESHENDLRSVVASDEERQTMQSDYRKADLTDRERAILDYAVKLTKNPTETGRNDLESLRQLGLSDVELVDAVHCIGYFNFINRVLDGLGVDPEPTMRMAR, encoded by the coding sequence ATGGAATCGCATGAAAACGACCTCCGGTCGGTGGTCGCCAGCGATGAAGAACGCCAAACGATGCAGTCGGACTATCGTAAAGCTGATCTTACTGACCGGGAACGAGCCATCCTTGATTATGCAGTTAAGCTGACGAAAAATCCCACTGAAACAGGACGCAATGATTTGGAAAGCCTGAGGCAACTTGGCTTATCCGATGTCGAACTGGTGGATGCGGTGCATTGCATTGGCTACTTCAACTTTATCAATCGTGTACTCGATGGACTCGGGGTCGATCCTGAACCTACTATGAGGATGGCAAGATGA
- a CDS encoding efflux RND transporter periplasmic adaptor subunit produces the protein MTEALFERTHEPVTHASTNGMQQTSQQPKRRSMMASFVGWLIHAIPNVIVLAALGGLAWWGHSTGWSLPKFSELTGKSQETKDDWCSEHSVTETQCIECNKELAPRPKSYGWCREHGIAECVIHHPELAQTQGQPKLPKYDTQAALSMWERPFNNSKCNLHDRRIQFASEEAFAKSGVEVDVVGERSMMEYKTANGEIGFDHNYVARLSSRVPGTAWWVPKKVGESVKKGDILALIDAADVGKAKAEYLQSLSGLEQKARMLENVENLIKQGIYKEGTTQQIEAKAAHREAETKLLSAQQALVNLGLPVPDGMEKLSPRDQAKAVQFLGLPQSLIEQMSHQATSGNLIPIRAPFDGVVVTREVVAGEVVDISKPLFVIADTSRMWLTLNVRQDDMRYVKLGQKVLFKIGDHPEETEGHISWISTTVDEKTRTVMVRAELGNANGTLRASAFGSGKIILREEKNAITVPNEALQWEGDCHIVFVRDKNYFKKDGPKYFHVRKVRPGAKDETHTELLAGVLADEIVASKGSAVLRGELLKGNLGEG, from the coding sequence ATGACCGAAGCTCTTTTTGAACGGACACATGAACCGGTAACGCATGCTTCCACAAACGGAATGCAGCAGACATCGCAACAGCCCAAACGTCGATCCATGATGGCAAGCTTTGTGGGCTGGCTGATTCATGCCATTCCGAACGTGATCGTGCTGGCCGCGCTTGGGGGGCTTGCCTGGTGGGGACACTCCACTGGCTGGAGTCTTCCCAAGTTCTCTGAACTCACGGGAAAATCGCAGGAGACGAAAGACGACTGGTGTTCAGAACACAGTGTGACTGAAACCCAGTGCATCGAGTGTAATAAGGAGCTGGCGCCTCGCCCCAAGTCTTATGGCTGGTGTCGTGAGCATGGCATTGCCGAATGCGTCATCCACCATCCTGAACTGGCACAAACCCAAGGGCAGCCCAAACTTCCCAAGTATGACACGCAAGCTGCATTGTCGATGTGGGAACGACCATTCAACAACTCTAAATGCAATCTGCATGATCGACGCATTCAGTTTGCAAGCGAAGAGGCATTTGCCAAGTCGGGTGTTGAAGTCGATGTCGTGGGTGAGCGATCCATGATGGAGTATAAGACCGCAAACGGTGAGATTGGGTTTGACCACAATTATGTTGCGAGATTGTCGAGTCGAGTCCCCGGTACCGCGTGGTGGGTTCCAAAGAAAGTCGGCGAAAGTGTAAAGAAGGGAGACATCCTTGCGCTGATTGATGCGGCAGATGTCGGCAAAGCCAAGGCTGAGTATCTTCAGTCATTGTCAGGATTGGAACAGAAAGCGAGGATGCTTGAAAACGTTGAAAACCTGATCAAGCAGGGCATCTACAAGGAAGGCACCACTCAGCAGATTGAAGCCAAGGCAGCCCACCGCGAGGCAGAGACGAAACTGCTCAGTGCTCAACAGGCGTTGGTGAACCTGGGCTTACCTGTACCGGACGGCATGGAAAAATTATCTCCCCGTGATCAGGCAAAAGCAGTTCAATTCTTGGGACTGCCACAAAGCCTGATTGAACAGATGAGCCATCAAGCGACCAGCGGTAATCTCATTCCAATCCGTGCACCATTTGACGGAGTCGTGGTGACTCGGGAAGTTGTTGCTGGTGAAGTCGTCGATATCTCAAAGCCTCTCTTTGTGATCGCAGATACCAGCCGAATGTGGCTAACACTCAATGTGCGACAAGACGACATGCGTTACGTGAAGCTCGGCCAGAAGGTTCTTTTTAAGATTGGTGACCATCCGGAAGAAACAGAAGGACACATTTCCTGGATCAGCACGACCGTCGATGAGAAGACACGCACTGTAATGGTTCGAGCCGAACTCGGAAACGCAAACGGAACTCTACGTGCCAGTGCCTTTGGAAGCGGAAAGATCATCCTGCGTGAAGAGAAGAATGCGATAACTGTTCCTAACGAGGCGTTGCAGTGGGAAGGAGATTGTCACATCGTTTTCGTCCGTGACAAGAACTACTTCAAGAAGGATGGCCCCAAGTACTTCCACGTGCGCAAGGTGAGACCTGGGGCAAAGGATGAAACGCACACCGAACTCCTGGCCGGGGTGCTTGCCGATGAGATCGTGGCATCCAAAGGAAGTGCCGTTCTGCGAGGGGAACTCCTCAAAGGCAATTTGGGCGAAGGGTGA
- a CDS encoding LysR family transcriptional regulator — protein sequence MMAQSHDKHALPHLATFALAAETCSFTAAAKSLRLTQSAVSQRIQELERSLKTQLFTRRGGRLELTPSGRTLYEYAQKIMQLYGDAEGEITGKKSIPAGELIIAASSVPGEHLLPGILDVFVKQYPQIRVRVSVSDSNNVFELIGTGKAHIGLVGRLIENPHLKFRFLASDRMLLAVPPGHVLSRKKKVTSKELTQYPLILRETGSGLRHCFETALERINRSLSDFHIVLELGSNEAIKKAVLRKMGLAVLSQCAIQEDLDAGRIKSVSFADLQCDRNIYVITDDRGVVTTPARLFLYFLDSQNSHKPS from the coding sequence ATGATGGCTCAGAGTCACGATAAGCATGCACTTCCACACTTAGCCACCTTCGCCCTGGCGGCAGAGACATGCAGTTTCACAGCAGCTGCTAAGTCACTTCGATTAACCCAGTCAGCTGTAAGTCAGCGTATCCAGGAACTGGAACGGTCTTTGAAGACCCAACTCTTCACTCGTCGCGGTGGTCGGCTAGAACTCACGCCATCCGGGCGAACACTGTATGAGTATGCTCAGAAAATCATGCAGTTGTACGGAGATGCCGAAGGAGAAATTACCGGTAAGAAGTCGATACCTGCAGGAGAACTGATTATCGCAGCCAGTTCAGTTCCGGGTGAGCATCTGTTGCCTGGCATACTGGATGTTTTCGTCAAGCAGTATCCCCAGATTCGTGTGCGAGTTTCCGTGAGTGATAGCAACAACGTCTTTGAACTGATTGGAACGGGAAAAGCACACATTGGCCTGGTGGGTCGATTGATTGAGAATCCTCATCTGAAGTTTCGTTTCCTGGCTAGCGACAGAATGCTACTGGCTGTTCCGCCGGGGCACGTGCTGTCGCGTAAGAAGAAGGTGACTTCCAAGGAATTGACTCAGTATCCGCTCATCCTGAGAGAAACGGGATCAGGCTTGAGGCACTGTTTTGAAACTGCTCTCGAAAGAATCAATCGTTCACTGAGTGATTTCCATATCGTTCTGGAATTGGGCAGCAACGAAGCCATCAAAAAAGCTGTGCTCCGTAAGATGGGTCTGGCGGTACTGTCTCAATGTGCCATCCAGGAGGATCTGGATGCAGGTCGGATCAAGAGTGTTTCCTTCGCTGACCTGCAATGCGACAGAAATATTTATGTTATCACCGATGATCGAGGTGTGGTCACTACTCCTGCCAGGTTGTTCCTTTACTTTCTTGATTCACAGAATTCCCATAAGCCCAGCTAA
- a CDS encoding TolC family protein, whose product MAANPELASSKAKAESARGQLVQSGLYPNPTVGWRTEELSLNKSGGGQQGPYVNQEIVTAGKLQIAQAAAAHGVTAADWQAVTKWYEVSTRVRVAYYDLLSAERELVVSKEIEQLAKEGLEKADKLQQDGSVLSFDVKKAQVELTLSQGKRVAAEQRIEGNKKKLAAIVGVPKQAITSVSGKLEACPTAYEWTKVLETALTRSSEIQEAQSLTSQAREHVRLAEAQVTPNLQLQARPVYDFPDRNVMLFVEAGVNLPLFNRNQGNIMSAMAEVARTDAELRQIESRLAERLAESYRRFENAKRQSEILEKAVKDAEESLKLVREGNVLDRKVARYMDVLDALRLLSQVRLELVEMQGEVWKAKSEIEGILQTESSPVAVSGEGGAPCILLP is encoded by the coding sequence TTGGCAGCCAATCCAGAACTCGCATCATCCAAGGCTAAGGCAGAGTCAGCACGTGGCCAATTGGTTCAGTCCGGTCTTTATCCCAATCCTACCGTGGGCTGGCGCACGGAAGAATTGAGCTTGAATAAATCCGGTGGTGGGCAGCAGGGCCCTTACGTCAATCAGGAAATTGTTACTGCTGGTAAACTGCAGATTGCACAAGCGGCAGCAGCACACGGTGTCACGGCCGCGGATTGGCAGGCAGTGACGAAATGGTACGAGGTCTCTACAAGAGTTCGTGTTGCCTATTACGATTTACTCTCAGCAGAGAGAGAACTTGTCGTAAGCAAAGAGATCGAGCAACTAGCCAAGGAGGGCCTGGAGAAGGCCGACAAGTTACAGCAGGATGGGAGTGTTCTTTCCTTCGACGTCAAGAAAGCTCAAGTAGAATTGACGTTAAGTCAGGGCAAACGAGTTGCTGCTGAGCAAAGGATTGAAGGCAACAAAAAGAAACTCGCAGCTATCGTCGGTGTTCCCAAGCAGGCTATCACTTCAGTCAGTGGTAAACTCGAAGCTTGCCCGACGGCCTATGAATGGACAAAAGTTCTTGAAACAGCATTGACCAGGTCTTCGGAAATCCAAGAAGCACAATCATTGACCAGCCAGGCGCGGGAACATGTACGATTGGCAGAGGCCCAGGTCACGCCAAATCTGCAGTTACAGGCCCGACCTGTTTACGACTTTCCTGATAGGAACGTGATGCTTTTCGTTGAAGCAGGGGTGAATCTGCCACTCTTCAATCGCAATCAAGGTAACATCATGTCGGCCATGGCAGAAGTGGCTCGAACCGATGCGGAACTTCGGCAAATTGAATCTCGCCTTGCTGAACGATTAGCCGAGTCTTATCGACGCTTTGAAAATGCCAAGAGACAGTCAGAAATACTGGAGAAAGCGGTCAAAGATGCCGAGGAATCATTGAAACTGGTGCGTGAAGGAAACGTTCTAGACCGCAAGGTCGCCCGATACATGGATGTTCTTGATGCACTTCGATTACTTTCCCAAGTTCGACTCGAATTAGTCGAAATGCAAGGCGAAGTTTGGAAGGCCAAGAGCGAAATTGAGGGCATTCTGCAAACGGAATCATCACCCGTTGCTGTTTCCGGAGAAGGCGGTGCGCCTTGTATTTTACTGCCTTGA